One window from the genome of Paenibacillus azoreducens encodes:
- a CDS encoding RNA polymerase sigma factor — MQWVRAVKAGHQEAYKFLVQRYQNMVYHVCLKITSDDVSAKDLSQDIFMKAYSALPAFREDSSFSTWLYQIAVRKCLDWKRAQQREQARRSPGEVSENDWVTNETPEQIVLSDERSRRLRRIVDELGEPYRSAVQMYYFEQCSYQEIAERRGVTLKTVESQLYRARAMMRKKGEELR, encoded by the coding sequence TTGCAATGGGTCCGGGCCGTCAAGGCCGGCCATCAGGAAGCTTATAAATTTCTGGTGCAGCGATACCAAAATATGGTGTATCATGTGTGCCTCAAAATAACATCCGATGACGTATCGGCCAAAGACTTGTCGCAGGACATCTTTATGAAGGCTTATTCGGCGCTCCCCGCCTTCCGCGAAGATTCCTCCTTCTCGACTTGGCTTTACCAGATCGCCGTCCGCAAATGTCTCGACTGGAAACGCGCGCAGCAGCGCGAGCAGGCGCGGCGGAGTCCGGGAGAGGTGAGTGAAAACGATTGGGTCACAAATGAAACGCCGGAACAAATTGTGTTATCCGATGAACGGAGCCGAAGGCTCCGAAGGATCGTCGATGAACTGGGTGAACCATATCGGTCGGCCGTTCAGATGTATTATTTTGAACAATGTTCTTATCAGGAAATTGCCGAGCGGCGCGGGGTCACCCTTAAAACCGTGGAATCCCAGCTATACCGTGCAAGGGCGATGATGCGGAAGAAAGGAGAGGAATTACGATGA
- a CDS encoding zf-HC2 domain-containing protein, which yields MKCELIQYQLGAYTAGELPPESSLYIKQHLLVCPACQAWHKELQELSGIWQQPETDSNFPDMTADIMNEIRQMPPLYTREVSRLKPRNSRKSMIAHFGLAACLAFCLFQFGVFEHLSSGISQATQKFSYSVNHLFKEGNR from the coding sequence ATGAAATGTGAATTAATCCAATATCAACTTGGGGCTTACACCGCAGGAGAACTGCCGCCCGAATCCTCCCTTTATATCAAGCAGCATCTGCTTGTCTGTCCTGCCTGCCAAGCATGGCACAAGGAATTGCAAGAGCTGTCCGGCATCTGGCAACAGCCTGAAACCGACTCTAATTTTCCCGATATGACCGCGGATATCATGAATGAAATCCGGCAGATGCCGCCTCTATATACGCGTGAGGTTTCGCGCCTCAAACCAAGGAATTCCCGCAAGTCTATGATCGCCCATTTCGGGCTTGCAGCATGTCTGGCGTTCTGCCTGTTCCAGTTCGGCGTATTCGAACATTTGAGCTCTGGCATTTCACAGGCAACGCAAAAGTTTTCATATTCAGTGAATCATTTATTTAAGGAGGGTAATCGATGA